The following coding sequences are from one Peromyscus eremicus chromosome X, PerEre_H2_v1, whole genome shotgun sequence window:
- the LOC131898797 gene encoding rhox homeobox family member 1-like: protein MALQFQHVDPDFHKMEENEIEVSLEAEQETTVAAENGNFEGSLNGPDKLKNQGIPDHKDDVIHYIGDDIKDESHGSQQGSGHPQLEKQENLAAARVPQLRRRRPRIQLGLTPRQLSELEEVFQQTKYPDEATRRDLAKRLFLGESRVRSWFKRRRAKYRKTQQSQMLKCESADGQNTLQ, encoded by the exons ATGGCTCTTCAATTCCAACATGTAGACCCCGATTTCCACAAGATGGAGGAAAATGAGATCGAGGTGAGCCTTGAGGCTGAACAAGAGACCACTGTAGCAGCAGAAAATGGCAACTTTGAAGGTTCTCTAAATGGTCCAGACAAACTAAAGAACCAGGGAATCCCAGACCATAAGGATGATGTGATCCACTACATTGGTGATGATATCAAAGATGAGAGCCATGGGAGCCAACAAGGGTCTGGACACCCACAGTTGGAGAAGCAGGAGAACTTGGCTGCTGCCAGAGTTCCACAGTTACGGCGCAGAAGGCCACGGATCCAGTTGGGTCTCACACCCAGGCAGCTGAGTGAACTGGAAGAAGTTTTTCAACAAACTAAGTACCCTGATGAGGCCACAAG GAGGGACCTTGCAAAGCGCTTGTTCCTGGGAGAATCCAGAGTGCGG AGTTGGTTTAAGAGAAGAAGAGCCAAGTACAGGAAAACTCAGCAGTCTCAAATGCTCAAGTGTGAATCTGCTGACGGGCAGAACACCTTGCAGTAA